From Vibrio artabrorum, a single genomic window includes:
- the hemF gene encoding oxygen-dependent coproporphyrinogen oxidase, whose translation MSAIDKEAVKQFFLSLQDSICQQLEQADGTALFEEDAWQREPGERLGGGGRTRVMARGAVFEQGGVNFSHVAGKAMPASATAHRPELAGREFEAMGVSLVIHPKNPYIPTSHANVRFFIAEKEGEAPIWWFGGGFDLTPFYPFDEDCQSWHQTAKDLCAPFGDDVYQEHKEWCDNYFYLPHREETRGVGGLFFDDLNEWGFEKSFAYMQAVGEGFAAAYLPIVERRKETPYGERERDFQLYRRGRYVEFNLVYDRGTLFGLQSGGRTESILMSMPPLARWEYRYEPQAGSPEALLYSDYLKPRVW comes from the coding sequence ATGTCAGCAATTGATAAAGAAGCCGTAAAGCAGTTTTTTCTGAGCCTACAAGATTCGATTTGCCAACAGCTTGAGCAGGCTGATGGCACTGCACTGTTTGAAGAAGATGCATGGCAGCGTGAGCCGGGTGAACGCCTGGGTGGCGGTGGTCGAACTCGCGTGATGGCCCGCGGGGCGGTCTTTGAGCAAGGTGGGGTTAACTTCTCGCATGTTGCGGGTAAGGCAATGCCTGCCTCAGCAACAGCTCACCGCCCTGAATTGGCTGGCCGTGAGTTTGAGGCGATGGGAGTCTCATTAGTTATCCACCCTAAAAACCCATACATCCCAACCTCACACGCCAACGTTCGATTCTTCATAGCGGAAAAAGAAGGAGAAGCCCCGATTTGGTGGTTTGGTGGTGGTTTTGACTTAACGCCATTTTATCCTTTCGATGAAGACTGCCAATCTTGGCATCAAACCGCTAAAGATCTTTGTGCGCCGTTTGGTGATGATGTTTATCAAGAACATAAAGAGTGGTGTGATAACTACTTCTATCTCCCCCACCGAGAGGAAACACGCGGTGTGGGTGGCCTGTTCTTTGATGATCTGAATGAGTGGGGCTTTGAGAAGAGTTTTGCTTATATGCAGGCGGTCGGTGAAGGTTTTGCAGCCGCATACTTACCAATTGTAGAACGACGTAAAGAAACGCCTTATGGTGAGCGCGAACGTGACTTCCAACTTTACCGTCGTGGTCGCTATGTGGAATTCAACCTAGTGTACGACCGTGGTACCTTATTTGGTCTGCAAAGTGGTGGGCGCACCGAGTCGATATTGATGTCGATGCCACCATTGGCTCGTTGGGAATACCGTTATGAACCACAAGCGGGCTCACCAGAAGCTCTACTTTATAGTGACTACTTAAAGCCTAGAGTTTGGTAG
- a CDS encoding L-threonylcarbamoyladenylate synthase → MDNFQHTLQALQQGEVIAYPTEGVFGVGCDPDNPHAIKKLLDLKQRPIEKGLILIAASYEQLLPYIDESQLTEAQLATVKATWPGPVTWIMPTSSKVTDWVSGQFDSIAVRVTDHPLVQRMCNEFGKPLTSTSANLTGEPPCMTTEEVQQQLGQYLVAILEGQTGGRDKPSEIRDAKTSKILRQG, encoded by the coding sequence TTGGATAACTTTCAACATACTTTGCAGGCATTACAACAAGGTGAAGTCATTGCTTACCCGACCGAAGGCGTATTTGGGGTCGGTTGTGATCCCGATAATCCACATGCCATCAAGAAATTACTCGACTTAAAACAGCGACCGATCGAGAAAGGGTTGATCCTAATTGCTGCGAGTTACGAGCAACTGTTACCTTACATTGATGAAAGCCAATTGACGGAAGCGCAGTTGGCTACAGTGAAAGCGACATGGCCAGGTCCGGTGACTTGGATCATGCCAACCAGTAGTAAAGTCACGGATTGGGTTAGCGGTCAATTTGATTCCATCGCGGTGCGAGTGACGGATCACCCTTTGGTTCAAAGGATGTGTAATGAGTTCGGTAAGCCGCTGACCTCGACCAGTGCTAACCTGACCGGAGAGCCGCCTTGCATGACGACGGAAGAAGTTCAGCAGCAACTGGGCCAATATTTGGTCGCTATTTTAGAAGGTCAGACGGGCGGTCGTGACAAGCCTAGCGAAATTAGAGATGCAAAAACGTCGAAAATATTAAGACAGGGTTAA
- the purE gene encoding 5-(carboxyamino)imidazole ribonucleotide mutase, with protein sequence MTVGIIMGSKSDWPTMKRAAEMLDQFGVAYETKVVSAHRTPQLLADYATSAKERGIKVIIAGAGGAAHLPGMAAAFTSVPVLGVPVQSKALKGMDSLLSIVQMPKGIAVGTLAIGEAGAANAGILAAQIIGTYNEEVMAKVEAFRSEQTETVLANPNPAED encoded by the coding sequence ATGACTGTCGGTATTATCATGGGATCTAAATCTGATTGGCCAACAATGAAGCGAGCAGCAGAAATGTTGGATCAGTTTGGCGTAGCGTACGAAACAAAAGTGGTTTCTGCTCACCGCACACCTCAGTTGCTTGCAGACTACGCAACCAGTGCGAAAGAGCGCGGTATTAAAGTGATTATTGCTGGTGCTGGCGGCGCTGCTCACCTTCCGGGTATGGCTGCGGCTTTCACCAGCGTACCGGTTCTAGGTGTTCCCGTTCAATCTAAAGCACTAAAAGGCATGGATTCTCTGCTTTCTATCGTGCAAATGCCAAAAGGTATTGCGGTAGGTACTCTAGCTATCGGTGAAGCGGGAGCTGCTAACGCGGGCATCCTAGCGGCTCAAATCATTGGTACATACAATGAAGAAGTGATGGCAAAAGTAGAAGCATTCCGCTCTGAGCAAACAGAAACGGTTCTGGCTAATCCAAACCCTGCTGAGGACTAA
- a CDS encoding 5-(carboxyamino)imidazole ribonucleotide synthase — MHVLVLGAGQLARMMSLAGAPLNIEISAFDVGSKNIIHPLTQAVLGNGLDNAIERADVITAEFEHIPHDVLEVCERSGKFLPTTEAIKAGGDRRLEKALLDEANVKNAKYYVINSREDFDAAIAHVGLPMVLKSTLGGYDGKGQWRLKTLDNVESTWTEMAECIAATDNQAIVAEEFVPFDREVSLVGARGINGEIQVYPLAENVHTDGVLSLSTAIDDIELQAQAKTMFTAVAERLNYVGVLALEFFNVQGSLLVNEIAPRVHNSGHWTQQGAETCQFENHLRAVCGMPLGSTKLIRPTAMINILGEDTLPEAILAQGGCHVHWYGKEKRAGRKMGHINVSADYNAELQRALCSLADILDKQAYPAVHEFAEQMK, encoded by the coding sequence ATGCATGTTCTTGTGTTAGGCGCGGGCCAACTTGCTCGCATGATGTCCCTAGCTGGGGCGCCGCTGAATATTGAAATTTCTGCTTTTGATGTTGGCAGTAAAAATATTATTCACCCATTAACGCAAGCGGTTCTAGGCAACGGCTTAGACAATGCGATTGAGCGTGCGGACGTGATTACTGCAGAGTTCGAACATATCCCTCACGATGTACTTGAGGTATGTGAACGCAGCGGTAAGTTCTTACCGACCACAGAAGCCATCAAAGCTGGCGGTGACCGTCGCCTTGAAAAAGCGCTGTTAGACGAAGCGAACGTGAAGAATGCTAAATACTACGTGATTAATTCTCGCGAAGATTTTGACGCCGCGATCGCTCACGTTGGCTTACCAATGGTATTGAAGAGCACACTGGGCGGCTACGATGGCAAGGGCCAGTGGCGCTTAAAGACATTAGATAATGTCGAGTCAACTTGGACAGAAATGGCTGAGTGCATTGCCGCAACAGACAACCAAGCGATTGTGGCTGAAGAGTTTGTCCCATTTGACCGCGAAGTATCACTGGTTGGTGCTCGTGGTATCAATGGCGAGATTCAAGTGTATCCACTGGCTGAGAATGTTCACACCGATGGCGTATTAAGCTTATCAACAGCGATTGACGACATTGAACTGCAAGCGCAAGCGAAAACCATGTTCACCGCCGTTGCAGAACGTTTGAATTACGTTGGCGTACTCGCACTAGAGTTCTTTAATGTTCAGGGTTCACTGCTGGTTAATGAGATCGCACCACGTGTTCATAACTCTGGCCACTGGACACAGCAAGGCGCTGAAACTTGTCAGTTTGAAAACCACCTGCGTGCCGTATGTGGGATGCCTCTCGGCAGCACCAAACTGATTCGCCCAACTGCAATGATCAACATTCTTGGTGAGGATACTCTTCCTGAGGCGATTCTGGCTCAAGGTGGTTGTCATGTTCATTGGTATGGCAAAGAGAAGCGCGCAGGTCGTAAGATGGGTCACATTAACGTGAGTGCTGACTACAACGCAGAGCTGCAAAGAGCGTTATGCTCACTGGCAGACATTCTTGATAAGCAAGCCTACCCAGCTGTGCATGAGTTTGCTGAGCAGATGAAGTAA
- a CDS encoding DNA topoisomerase family protein, with product MSSKIDNQLFSAHEHALEHEPCPQCGGELQLRHGKHGPFLGCKQYPSCDYIKPLHQNDGHVVKELGVPCPKCQNELVLRQGRFGMFIGCSGYPMCNHIESLDQPKEQPEEQPQVACPECGRGHLVERKSRYGKTFYACDNYPKCKFAVNQPPVIGRCEQCQFPLLLEKKMASGTKTQCADRKCHHIQSQ from the coding sequence ATGAGTAGTAAGATTGATAATCAGCTTTTTTCAGCACATGAACATGCGTTAGAGCATGAACCATGTCCACAGTGTGGTGGGGAGCTTCAGCTTCGCCATGGTAAGCACGGCCCATTTTTAGGCTGTAAGCAGTATCCGAGCTGTGATTACATCAAGCCTCTTCATCAAAATGATGGTCATGTGGTGAAAGAGCTGGGCGTGCCGTGTCCTAAATGCCAAAACGAATTGGTATTAAGGCAAGGTCGCTTTGGGATGTTCATTGGTTGCAGTGGTTACCCAATGTGTAATCACATCGAATCTTTGGATCAACCGAAAGAACAACCTGAAGAGCAGCCACAGGTTGCCTGCCCTGAGTGTGGTCGAGGCCACTTGGTTGAGCGTAAATCTCGCTATGGTAAAACCTTCTATGCGTGTGATAACTACCCTAAGTGTAAGTTCGCTGTTAATCAGCCACCTGTTATAGGTCGTTGTGAACAGTGCCAGTTCCCGCTGTTGCTGGAGAAGAAAATGGCCAGTGGCACTAAGACCCAATGTGCTGATCGCAAGTGTCATCACATTCAATCTCAGTAG
- a CDS encoding DUF494 family protein encodes MMDILMYLFETYIHSDSELQVDQDELEDELLRAGFHQEDIYKALYWLEDLAALQDTDNQAAITMCSSTSMRVYTSKEISRINMECRGFLLFLEQINVLTTEIREMVIDRVMGLDTNEFELDDLKWIILMVLFNVPGNESAYTQMEELLYTKEQGILH; translated from the coding sequence ATGATGGACATACTGATGTACTTGTTTGAAACCTATATCCATAGCGATTCAGAATTGCAGGTGGATCAAGATGAGCTTGAAGATGAGCTTCTTCGAGCAGGGTTTCACCAAGAGGATATTTATAAGGCCCTCTATTGGTTAGAGGATCTTGCGGCCCTGCAAGATACTGACAACCAAGCGGCAATTACTATGTGCTCCAGCACCTCGATGCGTGTTTACACAAGCAAAGAGATTTCACGTATTAATATGGAGTGTCGAGGTTTTTTACTCTTCCTTGAGCAGATCAACGTACTCACGACGGAGATTCGTGAGATGGTGATTGATCGTGTGATGGGGCTTGATACCAATGAGTTTGAATTGGATGATCTGAAATGGATTATCTTAATGGTGCTATTTAATGTGCCGGGTAATGAAAGTGCTTACACGCAAATGGAAGAGCTGTTGTACACCAAAGAGCAAGGTATCTTGCATTAA
- the dprA gene encoding DNA-processing protein DprA, with product MNEQPLIAWLSLSFVPQLGGKRLSRLLSVDSPSNIVGYSSQQLQALGLSAKQISYLREQAPREVEACLEWQARQPNHHIITANCSHYPKLLNEIASAPSVLFVKGHIEKLIEPQIAMVGSRNASLEGLQTAKSFAKEFVQNGLIVTSGLALGIDGYAHDGALEKGGETFAVLGAGLDSIYPARHRDLADRICENGALISEFRPSAKPRPEHFPRRNRIISGLSLGTLVVEAAEKSGSLITARYAMEQGREVFALPGSIHSPTSRGGNSLIKTGACLVQSAQDVLVEIKSLLDWSIDQQPSLFESTSSESENEQLPFPQLFANVGLEATPVDILAQRTHIPVHEVMMQLLELELSGHVVAVSGGYIRKVRG from the coding sequence GTGAATGAGCAACCGCTGATCGCTTGGCTCTCCCTGAGCTTTGTTCCGCAACTTGGGGGTAAGCGTCTTTCTCGTCTATTGAGTGTTGATTCCCCATCGAATATTGTTGGCTACTCCAGCCAACAGCTGCAAGCGCTTGGTTTGTCAGCCAAGCAAATTTCCTATCTAAGGGAGCAAGCCCCAAGAGAAGTAGAGGCGTGCCTAGAGTGGCAAGCAAGACAACCTAACCACCACATCATTACCGCGAATTGCTCACATTACCCCAAACTGCTGAACGAGATAGCCTCTGCACCAAGCGTGCTTTTCGTTAAGGGGCATATTGAAAAACTGATTGAGCCTCAAATCGCGATGGTTGGCAGCCGTAATGCCAGTCTCGAAGGGCTGCAAACGGCGAAGTCTTTTGCCAAAGAGTTCGTGCAAAACGGCTTGATTGTCACCAGTGGCCTAGCGCTCGGTATCGATGGCTACGCTCATGATGGGGCTCTGGAAAAAGGTGGCGAAACTTTTGCCGTATTGGGGGCGGGTTTAGATTCCATCTACCCGGCACGACATAGAGATCTAGCGGATAGAATTTGTGAGAATGGCGCGCTGATCTCAGAGTTCCGTCCAAGCGCTAAACCTCGACCTGAACATTTCCCTCGCCGTAACCGTATTATCAGTGGGTTGTCTTTGGGGACTCTCGTCGTTGAGGCGGCTGAGAAAAGCGGTTCTCTGATTACCGCTCGCTATGCCATGGAGCAAGGCCGCGAAGTGTTTGCCCTTCCTGGTTCGATTCATAGCCCAACCAGTCGCGGAGGCAATAGCTTAATTAAAACTGGCGCTTGTTTGGTGCAGAGTGCTCAAGATGTGTTGGTTGAAATAAAGAGTCTGTTAGACTGGTCTATCGATCAGCAGCCCAGTTTGTTCGAATCGACGTCGAGTGAGAGCGAAAATGAACAATTGCCATTTCCACAGCTGTTCGCTAACGTAGGATTAGAGGCGACACCCGTTGATATTTTGGCACAGAGAACCCATATACCTGTGCATGAGGTCATGATGCAGCTTTTAGAGCTTGAGCTCTCTGGGCATGTTGTTGCAGTTTCCGGTGGCTATATTCGAAAGGTGAGAGGCTAA
- a CDS encoding LysM peptidoglycan-binding domain-containing protein translates to MRYFSSTFSLICASLSFAVMAENSGQPLTIKQDAPQTYAVVKGDTLWDISAMYLDSPWLWPRLWQVNPEIENPHLIYPGDKLSLVWVNGEPVLSLIPVIKLSPKIRVSKKKAVPTLNEGLVLPYLQSDRLVELQDIQSAQRVLGTSDGKRFLSGEDRLFISGNQQHQKWGIYRAVETYQRQQPQASMTSLRLVATASLKEVDTEFSSLQIETQLQEVLLNDLVLPELGVDQVKLSTTFNPAPSAAGQFANILGSLDGSQYSAKNQVVVINKGSQDNLRQGSMFTLSESGAVVFGKQGEYSYKESAASDKVQLPSTSLGSLMVIRPYQYFSLALITQSSKPVSNDILAVSPLDLALTEEVKDSE, encoded by the coding sequence ATGCGTTATTTTTCTTCCACTTTTTCTCTTATTTGTGCCTCGCTTTCGTTTGCCGTTATGGCTGAAAATAGTGGGCAACCTTTAACCATTAAACAGGATGCGCCTCAAACTTATGCGGTGGTTAAGGGCGATACCTTATGGGATATTTCAGCCATGTATCTCGATAGCCCATGGTTGTGGCCTAGGTTATGGCAAGTCAATCCTGAGATAGAAAACCCACATCTGATTTATCCCGGAGATAAGTTGTCTTTGGTGTGGGTTAATGGTGAGCCAGTATTGAGCCTCATCCCCGTCATTAAGCTGAGCCCAAAGATTCGCGTGTCGAAGAAGAAAGCAGTACCTACCCTCAATGAGGGGTTGGTTTTGCCGTATTTACAATCTGATCGCTTGGTTGAACTGCAAGATATTCAATCGGCTCAACGCGTGTTAGGAACCAGTGATGGCAAACGCTTCTTATCGGGTGAAGACCGGTTGTTTATCTCGGGCAACCAACAACATCAAAAGTGGGGCATCTACCGCGCCGTCGAAACTTACCAACGACAGCAACCTCAAGCGAGTATGACCTCATTACGTTTGGTCGCCACGGCGAGCCTAAAAGAAGTGGACACTGAGTTCAGTAGCTTACAGATAGAGACTCAACTGCAAGAGGTGCTGCTTAACGATCTTGTGCTGCCAGAGCTTGGTGTTGATCAGGTGAAGCTCTCAACCACCTTTAACCCTGCGCCTAGTGCTGCGGGGCAGTTTGCCAATATCTTGGGTTCATTAGATGGTAGCCAATACAGCGCAAAGAACCAGGTGGTCGTTATCAATAAAGGCTCACAGGACAACCTTCGCCAGGGTTCTATGTTCACCCTTAGCGAGAGCGGGGCGGTGGTGTTTGGTAAGCAAGGTGAATACAGCTATAAAGAATCAGCAGCGAGCGATAAGGTGCAATTGCCAAGTACCTCACTCGGAAGTTTGATGGTTATTCGCCCTTACCAGTATTTTAGCTTGGCGTTGATCACTCAAAGCTCTAAGCCGGTTAGCAATGACATTCTGGCGGTATCGCCTTTGGATCTTGCTTTGACGGAAGAGGTTAAGGACTCCGAGTGA
- the def gene encoding peptide deformylase encodes MSVLQVLTLPDDRLRTVAKPVKEVTPEIQKFVDDMIETMYDEEGIGLAATQVDFHQRIVVIDISETRDEPMVLINPEITEKRGEDGIEEGCLSVPGARALVPRAAEVTVKALDREGNEFTFDADDLLAICVQHELDHLEGKLFVDYLSPLKRKRIQDKLAKIKRFNEKQEQ; translated from the coding sequence ATGTCTGTATTACAAGTATTAACATTACCTGATGATCGTCTACGTACCGTGGCGAAACCGGTAAAAGAAGTGACCCCTGAGATTCAAAAGTTCGTTGATGACATGATTGAAACCATGTACGACGAAGAAGGTATCGGCCTTGCGGCGACGCAAGTCGATTTCCACCAACGCATCGTTGTTATTGATATTTCAGAAACGCGTGATGAACCTATGGTTCTGATCAATCCTGAAATTACTGAAAAACGTGGCGAAGATGGTATCGAAGAAGGTTGCCTCTCTGTACCTGGCGCACGAGCTCTAGTCCCTCGTGCAGCAGAAGTCACAGTTAAAGCACTAGACCGTGAAGGTAACGAATTCACATTCGACGCTGATGATCTACTGGCGATATGCGTTCAGCACGAGCTTGACCACTTAGAAGGCAAGTTGTTTGTTGATTACCTATCACCATTAAAACGCAAGCGTATTCAAGATAAGCTCGCGAAGATTAAACGTTTCAACGAAAAACAAGAGCAATAA
- the fmt gene encoding methionyl-tRNA formyltransferase, giving the protein MSQSLRIVFAGTPDFAARHLAALLSSEHDVVAVYTQPDRPAGRGKKLTASPVKNIALENNIPVYQPENFKSDEAKQELAELNADIMVVVAYGLLLPQVVLDTPRLGCINVHGSILPRWRGAAPIQRSIWAGDKETGVTIMQMDIGLDTGDMLSIATLPIEATDTSASMYEKLAGLGPDALVDCLADIASGKAIAEKQDDELANYAKKLSKEEARINWNDEAAHIERCVRAFTPWPMSHFEAAENSIKVWQSRVAEQTSDKPAGTILQADKTGIYVATGQGVIVLEQLQVPGKKAMSVQDILNSRASWFEVGTQLS; this is encoded by the coding sequence TTGAGTCAGTCTTTAAGAATTGTCTTCGCAGGTACTCCGGATTTCGCCGCCCGTCACTTGGCGGCGTTGTTGTCTTCGGAACATGACGTTGTTGCTGTTTACACGCAGCCAGATCGTCCTGCCGGCCGCGGTAAAAAACTGACGGCGAGCCCAGTAAAAAACATCGCACTTGAAAACAATATTCCGGTTTACCAACCAGAAAACTTCAAGTCAGATGAGGCTAAGCAAGAGCTAGCTGAATTGAACGCTGACATCATGGTTGTTGTCGCTTACGGCTTATTGCTTCCGCAGGTTGTATTAGATACGCCTCGCTTGGGTTGTATCAACGTACATGGCTCCATCCTACCGCGCTGGCGTGGTGCAGCTCCGATTCAACGCTCTATTTGGGCGGGTGATAAGGAGACCGGCGTAACGATCATGCAGATGGATATCGGCCTAGATACTGGCGATATGCTCAGCATCGCAACGCTGCCTATCGAAGCGACAGATACCAGCGCGTCAATGTACGAAAAGTTGGCAGGCCTTGGCCCTGATGCGCTTGTGGATTGTTTAGCAGATATCGCGTCTGGTAAAGCCATTGCAGAGAAGCAAGACGATGAGCTTGCTAACTACGCGAAGAAGCTAAGCAAAGAAGAAGCGCGTATCAACTGGAATGATGAAGCTGCGCATATTGAGCGCTGCGTTCGTGCCTTCACCCCATGGCCAATGAGCCACTTTGAAGCCGCTGAGAACAGCATTAAAGTATGGCAAAGCCGTGTGGCAGAGCAAACTTCTGATAAGCCTGCAGGTACCATTCTGCAAGCGGATAAAACGGGTATCTATGTAGCAACAGGACAAGGCGTAATTGTTCTTGAACAGCTACAGGTTCCAGGTAAAAAAGCCATGTCAGTTCAAGATATCTTGAACTCACGTGCAAGCTGGTTTGAAGTTGGAACTCAACTGTCTTAA
- the rsmB gene encoding 16S rRNA (cytosine(967)-C(5))-methyltransferase RsmB produces MNVRAAAANVLFQVVDKGHSLSHALPAAQKTIRPRDHALLQEICYGALRYLPRLESIANELMENPLKGKKRVFHHLILVGIYQLSFMRIPSHAAVAETVEGTKTLRGPSLSGLINAVLRSYLRDQEELDEKAVSHNAGKYGHPSWILKMLQESYPDQWEQLVEANNSKAPMWLRVNRQHHTRDEYVELLKNENIEYTLHPEAADAIKLASPCDVTLLPGFDKGWVSVQDAAAQLAVDYLTPKEGELILDCCAAPGGKTAHILEHTQDTEVVAIDSDIKRLDRVYDNLERLQLRADVICGDARYPEEWWTGSQFDRILLDAPCSATGVIRRHPDIKWLRRASDIDALAELQSEIMDAMWRQLKEGGTMVYATCSITPQENVLQVKAFLGRTENATLVGSDIENPGRQILPGEEDMDGFYYAVLVKQA; encoded by the coding sequence ATGAATGTTCGCGCTGCTGCTGCAAATGTCCTATTCCAAGTTGTCGATAAAGGCCACTCTCTTTCACACGCTCTCCCTGCGGCTCAAAAAACGATCCGCCCGCGAGACCATGCACTACTGCAAGAGATTTGCTACGGCGCACTTCGTTACCTGCCTCGTTTAGAGTCAATCGCTAACGAATTGATGGAAAACCCGTTAAAAGGTAAAAAGCGTGTATTCCACCACCTAATTTTGGTGGGCATTTATCAACTGAGCTTTATGCGTATCCCTTCGCACGCTGCCGTTGCTGAAACCGTTGAGGGCACGAAAACCCTGCGAGGTCCGAGCCTGAGTGGCTTGATCAACGCTGTACTACGTAGCTACCTGCGCGACCAAGAAGAACTCGACGAAAAAGCGGTTAGCCACAATGCGGGCAAATACGGCCACCCAAGCTGGATTCTTAAAATGCTTCAAGAGAGCTACCCAGATCAATGGGAGCAATTGGTCGAAGCAAACAACAGCAAAGCACCAATGTGGCTGCGCGTAAACCGCCAACACCACACGCGTGACGAGTATGTTGAACTGCTTAAAAACGAAAACATTGAATACACTCTGCACCCTGAAGCGGCGGATGCCATAAAATTAGCTTCACCTTGTGATGTGACGTTACTTCCAGGCTTCGACAAAGGCTGGGTATCAGTACAAGACGCAGCCGCTCAGCTTGCCGTTGACTACCTCACACCAAAAGAGGGTGAGTTAATCCTCGACTGTTGTGCCGCGCCAGGCGGTAAAACGGCCCACATTCTAGAACATACTCAAGACACTGAAGTGGTTGCAATTGACAGTGACATTAAGCGCCTAGACCGCGTTTACGATAACCTTGAACGCCTGCAATTACGTGCTGATGTAATCTGTGGCGATGCTCGCTACCCTGAAGAGTGGTGGACAGGCAGTCAGTTTGACCGCATCCTACTTGATGCGCCATGCTCAGCGACCGGTGTTATTCGCCGTCACCCTGATATTAAGTGGTTGCGCCGTGCATCTGATATCGATGCACTAGCAGAGCTACAAAGTGAAATCATGGACGCCATGTGGCGCCAGCTAAAAGAAGGTGGCACCATGGTTTATGCGACATGCTCTATCACGCCGCAAGAAAACGTACTGCAAGTGAAAGCATTCCTTGGGCGTACTGAGAACGCAACGCTTGTTGGGTCTGATATCGAAAATCCGGGGCGTCAAATACTGCCTGGTGAAGAAGATATGGATGGCTTCTACTACGCAGTGCTAGTAAAACAGGCATAA
- the trkA gene encoding Trk system potassium transporter TrkA: MKIIILGAGQVGGTLAENLVGENNDITIVDRNADRLRELQDKYDLRVVNGYASHPNTLREAGAQDADMLVAVTNMDETNMAACQVAFSLFNTPNRIARIRSPQYLEEKEALFKSGAIPVDHLIAPEELVTSYIERLIQYPGALQVVSFAEQKVSLVAVKAYYGGPLVGNALSALREHMPHIDTRVAAIFRQGRPIRPQGTTIIEADDEVFFVAASNHIRSVMSELQRLEKPYRRIMIVGGGNIGASLAKRLEQSYSIKLIERSYTRAEKLSEELENTIVFCGDAADQELLTEENIDQVDVFIALTNEDETNIMSAMLAKRMGAKKVMVLIQRGAYVDLVQGGVIDIAISPQQATISALLTHVRRADIVNVSSLRRGAAEAIEAIAHGDETTSKVVGRAISDIKLPPGTTIGAIVRGEEVLIAHDRTVIEQDDHVVMFLVDKKYVPDVESLFQPSPFFL, encoded by the coding sequence ATGAAGATCATTATCCTAGGTGCAGGCCAAGTTGGCGGTACCCTTGCTGAAAACCTAGTGGGTGAAAACAACGACATCACCATTGTCGACCGAAATGCCGACCGATTGCGTGAGCTTCAGGACAAATACGACCTTAGGGTTGTCAACGGCTATGCCAGCCACCCAAACACACTCCGTGAAGCGGGCGCGCAAGATGCCGACATGTTGGTAGCCGTAACCAACATGGACGAAACCAACATGGCCGCATGTCAGGTTGCCTTCTCTCTGTTTAATACACCGAACCGTATTGCCCGTATTCGTTCTCCTCAATACCTGGAAGAGAAAGAAGCGCTCTTCAAGTCAGGCGCGATTCCAGTCGATCACCTAATCGCACCGGAAGAGCTAGTCACCAGCTACATCGAGCGCCTGATTCAATATCCAGGTGCACTGCAGGTTGTGAGTTTTGCTGAACAAAAAGTGAGCCTAGTTGCAGTAAAAGCCTACTACGGTGGTCCACTCGTCGGTAACGCCCTATCGGCTTTGCGTGAGCACATGCCGCACATTGATACTCGTGTTGCCGCGATCTTCCGCCAAGGTCGCCCGATTCGCCCACAAGGAACAACCATCATTGAAGCCGACGATGAAGTATTCTTCGTCGCAGCAAGTAACCACATCCGCTCAGTCATGAGTGAGCTGCAACGCTTAGAGAAACCGTACCGCCGTATCATGATTGTCGGTGGTGGTAACATTGGTGCAAGCTTGGCAAAACGCCTTGAGCAGAGCTACAGCATCAAGCTTATCGAGCGCAGTTACACACGTGCCGAGAAACTGTCTGAAGAATTAGAAAACACCATCGTATTCTGTGGCGACGCAGCAGACCAAGAGCTACTCACCGAAGAGAACATCGATCAAGTGGACGTGTTCATTGCCCTAACCAATGAAGATGAAACCAACATCATGTCAGCAATGCTGGCGAAGCGAATGGGTGCCAAGAAAGTCATGGTACTGATTCAGCGTGGTGCTTACGTCGACCTAGTACAAGGAGGGGTCATTGATATTGCAATCTCTCCACAACAAGCGACGATCTCTGCGCTGCTGACTCACGTTCGTCGAGCGGATATTGTAAACGTATCATCCCTTCGTCGCGGCGCGGCTGAAGCAATCGAAGCCATTGCTCATGGTGACGAAACCACATCCAAAGTGGTTGGCCGAGCAATTAGCGACATCAAGCTACCGCCAGGCACCACCATTGGTGCGATTGTTCGCGGGGAAGAGGTACTGATTGCGCATGATAGAACCGTCATTGAACAAGATGACCATGTAGTGATGTTCCTTGTAGATAAGAAATACGTGCCTGATGTTGAGTCTCTTTTCCAACCTAGCCCTTTCTTCTTGTAA